The Streptococcus sp. DTU_2020_1001019_1_SI_AUS_MUR_006 sequence GAAGTTTACCGTGCTGCAAACGGAGCCAAAACTGCAACAGCAAGCAACGAAAAACAAAGCCTTGGTGGGGCCTTCTACAAACACTTGATGAGTGGTGTATCTCAAATGTTGCCATTCGTTATCGGTGGGGGTATCATGATTGCCCTTGCCTTCTTGATTGACGGTGCTTTGGGTGTGCCAAATGAAAACCTTGGCAATCTTGGTTCTTACCATGAGCTAGCTTCTATGTTCATGAAAATCGGTGGTGCAGCCTTTGGTTTGATGCTTCCAGTCTTTGCAGGTTATGTAGCCTACTCTATCGCTGAAAAACCAGGTTTGGTAGCAGGTTTCGTGGCTGGTGCTATTGCCAAAGAAGGTTTTGCCTTTGGAAAAATCCCTTATGCTGCAGGTGGTGAAGCAACTTCAACTCTTGCAGGTGTCTCATCTGGTTTCCTAGGTGCCCTTGTTGGTGGATTTATCGCGGGAGCTTTGGTTCTTGCTATCAAGAAATACGTCAAAGTTCCTCGTTCACTTGAAGGTGCTAAATCAATCCTTCTCTTGCCACTTCTTGGAACAATCTTGACAGGATTTGTCATGCTGGCTGTTAACATCCCGATGGCAGCAATCAATACTGGTATGAATGACTTCCTAGGCGGTCTTGGAGGAGGTTCAGCTGTCCTTCTTGGTATCGTCCTTGGTGGAATGATGGCTGTTGACATGGGTGGACCAGTTAACAAAGCAGCTTATGTATTTGGTACAGGTACGCTTGCAGCGACTGTTTCTTCAGGTGGTTCTGTAGCCATGGCAGCAGTTATGGCTGGAGGAATGGTGCCACCACTTGCCATCTTTGTCGCAACCCTTCTTTTCAAAGATAAATTTACTAAAGAAGAACGCAACTCTGGTTTGACAAACATCGTTATGGGCTTGTCATTCATCACTGAAGGTGCGATTCCATTTGGTGCAGCTGACCCAGCTCGTGCTATCCCAAGCTTTATCCTTGGTTCAGCAGTAGCAGGTGGACTTGTTGGTCTTGCAGGTATCAAACTGATGGCACCTCACGGAGGAATCTTCGTTATCGCCCTTACAACAAATGCCCTTCTATACCTTGTCTTTGTATTGGTGGGAGCACTTGTTAGTGGTGTGGTTTATGGTTACCTTCGTAAACCTTTAGAAAAATAATCACAAAGAGATTCAAATGACTGAACACGAAAGTGGGCAGTCATTTTTTTGATTTCTCTAGATGTTTCTGAAATATGGTATAATAGAAGAATGGCAAACAAAAATACAAGTAAAACAAGACGGAGACCGTCAAAAGCTGAATTAGAAAGAAAGCAAGCTATCCAACGGATGTTAATTTCCTTAGTCATAGCTTTTTGCTTAATGTTCGCTGCTCTGAAATTAGGAGCAGTTGGACTCACGCTTTATAACCTTATTCGATTACTAGTAGGAAGTCTAGCCTATCTGGTCATCTTTGTCGTTCTAGTCTACCTTTTTTTCTTCAAATGGATTCGGAAGCAAGAAGGTCTAATCTCAGGTTTTCTGTGCATTTTTTCAGGCTTATTGCTGATTTTTGAAGCTTATCTTGTATGGAAATATGGCTTAGAACAGGCTGTCTTAAAGGGGACTTTAGCCCAAGTTTTGACAGATTTGACAGGCTTTCGTGTGACTAGTTTTGCTGGAGGAGGGCTTCTAGGTGTTGCCCTTTATATTCCAGT is a genomic window containing:
- a CDS encoding fructose-specific PTS transporter subunit EIIC encodes the protein MKIQDLLRKDVMLLDLQATEKTAAIEEMIHSLVEHGYVTDFETFKEGILAREALTSTGLGDGIAMPHSKNAAVKEATVLFAKSNKGVDYESLDGQPTDLFFMIAAPEGANDTHLAALAELSQYLMKDGFADKLRQVTSADQVIELFDQASEKAEEPAQAPANDSDDFIVAVTACTTGIAHTYMAQEALQKVAAEMGVGIKVETNGASGVGNKLTAEDIRKAKAVIIAADKAVEMDRFDGKPLVNRPVADGIRKTEELIKLALSGDAEVYRAANGAKTATASNEKQSLGGAFYKHLMSGVSQMLPFVIGGGIMIALAFLIDGALGVPNENLGNLGSYHELASMFMKIGGAAFGLMLPVFAGYVAYSIAEKPGLVAGFVAGAIAKEGFAFGKIPYAAGGEATSTLAGVSSGFLGALVGGFIAGALVLAIKKYVKVPRSLEGAKSILLLPLLGTILTGFVMLAVNIPMAAINTGMNDFLGGLGGGSAVLLGIVLGGMMAVDMGGPVNKAAYVFGTGTLAATVSSGGSVAMAAVMAGGMVPPLAIFVATLLFKDKFTKEERNSGLTNIVMGLSFITEGAIPFGAADPARAIPSFILGSAVAGGLVGLAGIKLMAPHGGIFVIALTTNALLYLVFVLVGALVSGVVYGYLRKPLEK